In a genomic window of Diabrotica undecimpunctata isolate CICGRU chromosome 2, icDiaUnde3, whole genome shotgun sequence:
- the LOC140433621 gene encoding uncharacterized protein has protein sequence MQQSSGITETTISHNTESQDPLNTESQEEEGTIDKPDQSVENITLPQTSSCQQTPSRKQSASETFKRQPAGKKKRLDNLPPEQAVVAQHEIQGILMKHKLSVLSSANCSVLQQNTLPSLPVHMSHSTPAYSVSSGCNSHHSFYTNSPLGSPTSSSAQQMASSSWRVTQQQQYQWVNSSMVRTYKGAKSDYRLRNDV, from the exons atgcagcagtcgtcaggaattacc gaaACAACCATTTCACACAATACAGAGTCGCAGGATCCACTCAACACAGAATCACAGGAAGaggaagggactatcgataagcCAGATCAATCAGTGGAAAATATAACTCTACCACAAACATCGAGCTGCCAACAAACACCATCTCGTAAGCAATCGGCATCGGAAACATTTAAACGACAGCCTGCAGGCAAAAAGAAGAGACTTGACAATCTACCACCGGAACAAGCTGTGGTGGCCCAACATGAAATTCAGGGAATTCTGATGAAGCACAAACTAAGCGTTTTATCCTCAGCAAACTGCTCAGTACTCCAACAAAACACACTACCAAGTTTACCAGTGCACATGTCCCACAGCACCCCCGCGTATTCTGTTTCATCAGGATGCAACTCTCACCATTCATTTTACACCAATTCTCCACTTGGCAGTCCTACGAGTAGCAGTGCTCAGCAAATGGCGTCTTCGTCATGGAGAGTTACTCAACAACAACAGTATCAG TGGGTGAATTCGAGCATGGTAAGGACGTACAAAGGCGCTAAAAGCGACTACAGACTAAGGAATGACGTATAG
- the LOC140433207 gene encoding enhancer of split mbeta protein-like, with translation MSYEMITPTSVEESQPISRTYQYRKVMKPMLERKRRARINRCLDELKELMVTALQSEGENVSKLEKADILELTVRHLHKLRKQQRLSTNPVIDADRFRAGYTHCANEVSRCLASTPGVDIQLGTKLMTHLGHRLNEMDKVSPLVIQVSSPYTPPGSPNLESEVTHHYTMPLTPASSSSSRCSPSPNQPIDCSTAGLLKVAKKEEVWRPW, from the coding sequence ATGTCGTACGAAATGATTACTCCGACTTCTGTTGAAGAATCGCAGCCGATATCCCGTACATATCAGTACAGGAAAGTGATGAAACCGATgttagaaagaaaaagaagagctAGAATCAACAGGTGCCTTGACGAATTGAAAGAACTTATGGTTACTGCCCTCCAGAGTGAAGGTGAAAATGTTTCAAAATTAGAAAAAGCTGATATCTTAGAATTAACAGTGCGTCATCTCCACAAATTGAGAAAACAACAAAGATTGTCTACGAATCCAGTGATCGATGCAGACCGATTCAGAGCTGGTTACACACACTGTGCCAATGAGGTTTCCCGGTGCCTTGCCTCAACTCCAGGGGTAGATATTCAACTTGGAACCAAACTGATGACCCACCTTGGACATCGCCTCAACGAAATGGACAAAGTATCTCCTTTAGTTATTCAAGTAAGTTCACCATACACACCTCCTGGTTCACCAAATCTAGAAAGTGAAGTGACTCACCATTACACAATGCCTTTGACACCCGCATCATCGAGTTCTTCGAGGTGCAGTCCATCACCCAATCAACCGATTGATTGCTCCACTGCAGGTTTGCTAAAAGTTGCTAAAAAAGAAGAGGTATGGAGGCCGTGGTGA